One part of the Cottoperca gobio chromosome 14, fCotGob3.1, whole genome shotgun sequence genome encodes these proteins:
- the bbx gene encoding LOW QUALITY PROTEIN: HMG box transcription factor BBX (The sequence of the model RefSeq protein was modified relative to this genomic sequence to represent the inferred CDS: inserted 2 bases in 2 codons) — translation MKGGGRGKEPPVAGEVTGKRPKRKCLQWHPLLXQKALDFSEEEEEEDEEELEKQPVVCGQEQGSQVQCASTTEEVEEDSNEQRARRPMNAFLLFCKRHRSLVRQEHPRLDNRGATKILADWWAVLEPKEKQKYTDMAKEYKDAFMKANPGYKWCPTTSKPVKSPSCQPVTNPRKKXWSFSSNSTKDSTTAKKVPKTDSMQQINFAMADPTKMGGLSMLLLAGEHALTNREIPSSTKPSLPDTASEGNSFPGDEEEMLSGTVPNRVPDSTERSVKSAHSPLAESSVSAPPEGKPCRQSALFQLAEMCLASEAGKMDTAVSQPDDISSAASLQQVKPEVKEEKADSDDCPLSSQTSALLPLRSSVTSTSTDAIPPQLSSQNARVKNKSKKKEVAKSNDNDELPCSAKKIIKKCNHAESNVDSVFSTIEAVAKGAWKDTEEKSKKIIQSSSCGGNSAVLKKKSKPKVKTFQEIEEEMEDECGQYTSSEVQMKEEMTDVSPDAEAVEDSTGSTDPQGSMEEPQHSPCSPSPTKLREEDKRKERSSEGTCDSNTENHGSRKSERSCKGALYKTLVSEGMLTSLRANIDRGKRGALRASDHDANWSDDSWSVSQIGPNNPKKLKKSKSKDECSQSLGKLEEEFERKFNSLPQYSPMTFDKKGTTIAKKKKTDSSIVPEEVSKAGKGPSPSQKKTSFHKIVRKHKHKKEKPGAVDKVAQSDSIMLDSASKAKSCAPIAIMCPDVQNTTTMEMLVGSQKRKARKTKITHLVRTADGSVSPVEEEKTRDQNQEEDKKPLPQQNLCNEKGYYSNPRAEEAERSAVPQELPAFFSLAALAEVAAMENVHRGQRGLAENQKNELSQTPVLISCADQ, via the exons ATGAAGGGTGGAGGAAGGGGTAAGGAGCCACCTGTTGCAGGGGAGGTCACTGGCAAGCGCCCCAAACGCAAGTGCCTGCAGTGGCACCCACTTC TCCAAAAGGCTCTGGATTTctctgaggaggaagaagaggaggatgaagaggagctggagaag CAGCCAGTGGTGTGTGGCCAGGAGCAGGGGTCGCAGGTGCAGTGTGCAAGCACAACAGAGGAAGTTGAGGAGGACTCGAATGAACAGCGGGCCCGGCGGCCAATGAAtgccttcctcctcttctgcaAACGCCACCGCTCCCTGGTGCGGCAGGAGCACCCTCGCTTGGATAACCGTGGGGCCACCAAGATCCTGGCTGACTGGTGGGCTGTGCTGGAGcccaaagagaagcagaaaTACACTGACATGGCCAAGGAG TACAAGGATGCCTTTATGAAGGCGAACCCGGGCTACAAGTGGTGTCCCACCACCAGCAAGCCAGTTAAGAGCCCTTCCTGTCAGCCAGTCACCAATCCCCGCAAAA TTTGGTCCTTCTCCTCCAACTCAACCAAGGACTCCACCACTGCCAAAAAAGTGCCCAAAACTGACAGCATGCAACAGATAAACTTTGCAATGGCAG ATCCTACAAAGATGGGAGGCTTAAGCATGCTGCTGTTAGCTGGGGAACACGCCCTCACAAACAGAGAG ATCCCTTCCAGCACTAAACCCAGTTTACCTGACACAGCCAGCGAAGGGAACTCCTTTCCAGGGGATGAGGAAGAA ATGTTGTCTGGGACCGTACCGAACAGAGTGCCTGACAGTACTGAAAGGAGTGTGAAGTCTGCCCACTCACCACTGGCTGAG TCCTCTGTCTCGGCGCCACCTGAAGGGAAACCATGCAGACAGTCTGCTCTATTCCAGCTTGCTGAG ATGTGCTTAGCATCTGAAGCTGGAAAGATGGACACAGCGGTATCCCAGCCTGATGACAtctcctctgcagcctctctccaGCAAGTCAAGCCAGAGGTCAAGGAGGAGAAAGCCGACAGTGACgactgtcctctctcctctcagacATCAGCCCTCTTACCTTTGCGCTCCTCTGTCACTTCTACCTCCACTGATGCCATTCCCCCCCAACTCAGCAGCCAAAATGCACGTGTCAAAAACAAGAGCAAGAAAAAAGAGGTGGCCAAGTCAAATGATAACGATGAGCTCCCTTGCTCAGCAAAGAAAATCATCAAGAAGTGTAATCATGCAGAGTCAAATGTGGACAGTGTTTTCAGTACAATTGAGGCAGTGGCCAAAGGGGCTTGGAAGGACACAGAGGAGAAGTCCAAGAAGATAATTCAGAGCAGTTCTTGTGGTGGAAACTCTGCTGTGCTCAAAAAGAAGAGTAAGCCCAAAGTCAAGACCTTCCAAGAAAtcgaggaggagatggaggacgAGTGTGGGCAGTACACTTCTTCAGAGGTACAAATGAAGGAAGAGATGACTGACGTCAGTCCCGATGCAGAAGCTGTAGAAGACAGTACAGGAAGCACTGACCCTCAGGGCAGCATGGAAGAACCCCAACACTCCCCATGCAGCCCCTCACCTACTAAGctcagagaggaagacaagaggaaggagaggtcGAGTGAAGGGACCTGCGACTCCAACACGGAGAACCATGGCTCCAGGAAATCAGAGCGCAGCTGTAAAGGCGCCTTGTATAAAACCCTCGTTTCTGAGGGGATGCTGACTTCACTGAGAGCCAATATTGATCGAG GTAAACGAGGTGCTTTGCGTGCTTCTGATCATGATGCAAACTGGAGTGATGACAGCTGGTCAGTTTCTCAGATAGGACCTAATAACCCCAAGAAGCTGAAAAAGTCCAAGTCCAAAGATGAATGTTCACAGAG CCTCGGGAAACTGGAGGAGGAGTTTGAAAGGAAGTTTAACAGCCTGCCACAGTACAGCCCAATGACATTTGATAAGAAGGGGACTACCAtcgcaaagaagaagaagaccgaCAGCTCCATTGTCCCAGAGGAAGTCTCTAAAGCCGGGAAAG GTCCATCCCCATCTCAGAAAAAGACTTCATTCCACAAGATTGTTaggaagcacaaacacaaaaaggagAAACCAGGTGCAGTGGACAAAG TGGCACAGAGTGATTCCATCATGCTGGATTCAGCTTCAAAAGCCAAATCATGTGCCCCCATTGCCATAATGTGCCCAGATGTCCAGAACACCACTACCATGGAGATGCTAGTTGGTAGCCAGAAGAGGAAGGCAAGGAAGACCAAGATCACACACTTGGTACGCACAGCTGACGGCAGTGTCTCTCCAGTTGAGG aGGAAAAAACTAGGGACCAGAACCAGGAAGAGGATAAGAAGCCATTACCCCAACAGAATTTATGCAATGAAAAAGGGTACTACAGTAATCCCAgagcagaggaggcagagaggagcgcCGTACCACAAGAGCTACCTGCTTTCTTTAGTTTGGCAGCCCTCGCTGAGGTAGCAGCCATGGAAAACGTTCACAG AGGCCAGAGAGGCTTGGCTGAGAATCAGAAGAATGAGCTTTCCCAGACTCCAGTCCTCATCTCCTGCGCTGATCAGTGA